One Capricornis sumatraensis isolate serow.1 chromosome 8, serow.2, whole genome shotgun sequence genomic region harbors:
- the MIEN1 gene encoding migration and invasion enhancer 1: MSRDTGTTAVAPPPGETEPGHGVRIVVEYCEPCGFEATYLELASAVKEQYPGIEIESRLGGTGAFEIEINGQLVFSKLENGGFPYEKDLIEAIRRASNGEPLEKITNSRPPCVIL; this comes from the exons ATGAGCCGGGATACAGGGACGACGGCCGTAGCGCCCCCTCCCGGGGAGACCGAGCCGGGCCATGGGGTCCGCATTGTGGTTGAGTACTG CGAACCCTGCGGCTTCGAAGCGACCTACCTGGAGCTGGCGAGTGCCGTGAAGGAGCAGTATCCAGGCATCGAGATCGAGTCGCGCCTGGGGGGAACAG GGGCCTTTGAGATTGAAATCAATGGACAGCTGGTGTTCTCCAAGCTGGAGAATGGGGGCTTTCCTTATGAGAAAGAT CTCATTGAGGCTATCCGAAGAGCCAGTAACGGAGAACCCCTCGAAAAGATCACCAACAGCCGCCCTCCTTGTGTCATCCTGTGA